Proteins encoded together in one Prunus dulcis chromosome 3, ALMONDv2, whole genome shotgun sequence window:
- the LOC117622322 gene encoding OVARIAN TUMOR DOMAIN-containing deubiquitinating enzyme 11, producing MNGSYSNASASSSSSLNSSSHDAEDDQAIATMLAEDEKLKIDHRLGKRLSHLDSIPHTPRVNGEIIPDVNDATQDHERLLERLATYDLSELQIEGDGNCQFRALADQLFRNPDYHKHVRKHVVKQLKHHRKLYEAYVPMKYRHYLKKMKKAGEWGDHLTLQAAADRFGAKICVITSFRDACYIEILPKDRNPTREVWLSFWSEVHYNSLYASADVPTRNPRKKHWLF from the exons ATGAACGGAAGCTACAGCAATGCAAGTGCGAGTTCAAGCTCGAGTTTAAATAGCAGCTCCCATGACGCAGAGGATGACCAAGCAATTGCAACTATGTTGGCAGAAGACGAAAAGCTCAAAATTGATCACAGGTTGGGGAAAAGGCTCTCCCACTTAGATTCCATTCCG CACACTCCTCGTGTTAATGGGGAGATAATACCTGATGTGAATGATGCTACCCAAGACCATGAGCGGCTGTTAGAAAG GTTGGCTACATATGATTTATCTGAACTGCAGATTGAGGGTGATGGAAATTGCCAG TTTCGAGCATTAGCAGATCAGTTGTTTCGCAATCCAGATTACCACAAGCATGTGCGAAAACATGTGGTAAAGCAG CTAAAGCATCACAGAAAACTCTATGAAGCTTATGTCCCTATGAAGTACAGACACTAcctgaagaagatgaagaa AGCCGGGGAGTGGGGAGATCATCTTACCCTTCAGGCAGCTGCAGATCGA TTTGGAGCCAAAATTTGTGTAATCACCTCTTTTCGAGACGCTTGCTATATTGAGATCCTTCCTAAAGACAGGAATCCTACCCGAG aGGTTTGGCTGAGCTTTTGGAGTGAAGTGCATTATAACTCATTGTATGCAAGTGCAG ATGTTCCGACAAGAAATCCGAGAAAGAAGCATTGGCTGTTCTAG